A stretch of DNA from Coccidioides posadasii str. Silveira chromosome 1, complete sequence:
AGGTATCTCTTGTTTCTAAAGATTCCATGCAAAACAATCTGTGGAATTAACTTATTCGGGAAATAGCTCCAAAGGCGTGCTACTATAGAAGGGTTGATGCCGAGAGTGGAGATTCCTGGATATTAACTGCCGTGGCAATGTTTCGGATCTTATTAAGGAGGAATTATCTATCTCTATATGATGTCTGCTATATCATATCAGACGCAAGCCCGATGGACACAGGGAATTAATTATGTCAAGGTGGAATGAAAGGCTCAAAGAGACAACCTGGTGAATCAAATCAGAATGAAAGGCATCTCTTGCGACATCTAGTAGATATTTGAAGGATGTCAAGAGCCAGATCAGAGAGTGGGTATCTCGAAAAATTGGGAAGCGGAAACAGTACCTCGAGTGGAACACGAGTGCTGTCAAGACTGAAAactgtgagggccagagtACAAAAGGAAATCCAAAAAAGATAATATCCCTGCTGGAACTTAGTCAACAGACGAATCCACTCATACCCAATATCCCAACAGGATTCAGACCCCTCTAACTCCAAACCGGTCATTAGTCAATACTTAACATATTAAACGACTTCTTTCTCCTCGAGCGTGTAGTCTCCTTGCTGGAGCCTTTCCAGGACCTTTCGACCATCAGCTGTCAACTCAGGTCTTCCAGAAGAGTCAACGGGAAACATGAAAAAGCGCGGCTTCCATTCATGGTTCCTCTCCATTCTGATAGCTGCCTTCACTCTTTGGCGTTCCTCTAGCTCATGCTTTTTCTGAGTCGCCAGAGTATACTGCCTAGAATGGATGGCTGCAGTAACTCCGGACCAGCATCGCCGTGATTCGTTGGACAACTGCTTTTCTTCTGGCGGAACAACTTtggaagaagggaaaagagGAGCTATATCAATAAGGAGATGGCGTTCAACGGAGCCAGCTAATGTGTAGTAGACTTGCTCATGCCAACTCCCATCAATTGTTGCAAGGACGTCACTTTCAGGGACTTCTtttatctttctcttgtcgTCGTTCTCAGGATCGTAACGGAAGATAACACCGACCACTCTATAGTGCGATCTACCAAGCCAGCCATCTTCGAGGTACTGTAGAATTGTCTTTATCCTAGTTTTGGGGCAGGTAATGTAGCATGTATCTGAAACCGATATAGACAATGATCCTCTGAGCCATCCACCGATGTGAGCCGCAGGGTGAGTTAGGCGatattcttcattatcccgCTTTTGCAGATTCAGGAAGATACCCAAATTGTGCTTGCCAGGGGCAATTCGAATGCTTGTACCGCTGAACTTTGCAGTGATCTGATCGAAACCACGAGCTATAATACCGCGTTGCGGACAGTCGGCGTAAAACGCCGAAACTGGGGGGTGGTGGGATGTCTGTTCCGTGAGGTATGATATTTTCACCTTTTCCCCGTTTCCAGCAGCCTGAACTCCTGCTGTGATATCCTCAGCAGAATTTGGGAGGACAGGGGACTGATAGTCTTCTGTTTCCCAATAACACTGCGTAAAGAGTTAGCTCTCTCTCACACGGATCTCATATGGGTCGGTGTAGTCAGAACCAACCCTGAAAAATTCGCCTAGGACGGAGTTGTACGGCTTGCAAGGTTTGCTTTGCACGTATCTCTACTCGATCGTCAGGAACCATAAGCTTAATGGTGTGCTGTCAACGGAATATCCTCACCACATCTTTTGTAAACCAAAATCTTAAGACTTCTAGCATACGACCCAGTTCATCATCAGACTTCCCAATACTAAGCAAGTTAAAACGACATTCCAAGGCATAGAAAAGTATCATGCCAGGCATACCTAATAAAATTCTCGGGTCGATCAAGATAATTCCAGTATTCTAACATGAGCTTTAGTTCCATGTCTTCCATCCTGTCCAAGGGTCCGACATACCTAAATTTGGCGTTGGCTCGAGAAGTTGGGCTGGCAGTGAGAAACGAGCAGTCGCGATGTCCGTCACCCCAATGAACCTGATAGAAAAAGAGGAATCATAGTTAGCCTTCGTTTCATACCATGCCAGCGGTAGGATAAATTGAAGAGCGGCGTAGAGGACGCATACCTCCGCAGGATGGAAAAAAAGGTCCTTAATCGTGAGGGATCCTCTGACGCTGGTTTTGAATGGTCAATATCGTGGAGGACAGTATCATGCGACATTGTGAAAGTTGTACTAGGTTGTGTTGGAGCTGAATCAGTAGAGAGAAAATCTTCGAGGACGGATCAGGATACTGGCTTTATTAAAGAGGTAGGATCTGGGGAGAGTTCACCGTCGATCCACGGTAGGGCTCTTGAAAGCGAGGTAATGCAGATCTACACTGGCGGCTGTTTCCTCCCGCCTGTCAGATGCTTGTTTAGAGGCAGAACGGATCTCTATTCCGTGACTCGCGGATCTGGGAATTACCCGGACGTACCCTAGTGGAATGCACACATCCCCGAGAGAGCTACTCGTGTTGTTTTTGGGACCTTCAAAGTTTTGCGGATCTTGAAATTTGGTTGCGACAGTGGACTTGGAATGCGTTGTTGGCAAACGTCATAGGGTAACTAGTTCAACCGAACTTAGTCTCTGGCGAAAGATTAGCATCCCACGGCATTTCTGTATCAATGTATCGTGCTGTGGGGCCGAGTATTAAGGACTACAGCGCTCGGTTTGACAAGGAGTAATTCCTAGGAAAATAAGCAATGCCGAGTATCTTGACGCCATTGACCCCTGCCAACCCCAGTGAGCCTCAGAAGCTTCTGCTATCCAATCACACGACCACGGGACCAGATAACGAAACTGATTTTGGGACTCTTCcaaatgtacggagtacttcatACCCTACTGTTAGACGAGACCCATCTGGAAAAGAGTAGGA
This window harbors:
- a CDS encoding uncharacterized protein (EggNog:ENOG410PK8Z~COG:T~BUSCO:6470at33183), whose translation is MSHDTVLHDIDHSKPASEDPSRLRTFFSILRRFIGVTDIATARFSLPAQLLEPTPNLEYWNYLDRPENFISIGKSDDELGRMLEVLRFWFTKDVRYVQSKPCKPYNSVLGEFFRCYWETEDYQSPVLPNSAEDITAGVQAAGNGEKVKISYLTEQTSHHPPVSAFYADCPQRGIIARGFDQITAKFSGTSIRIAPGKHNLGIFLNLQKRDNEEYRLTHPAAHIGGWLRGSLSISVSDTCYITCPKTRIKTILQYLEDGWLGRSHYRVVGVIFRYDPENDDKRKIKEVPESDVLATIDGSWHEQVYYTLAGSVERHLLIDIAPLFPSSKVVPPEEKQLSNESRRCWSGVTAAIHSRQYTLATQKKHELEERQRVKAAIRMERNHEWKPRFFMFPVDSSGRPELTADGRKVLERLQQGDYTLEEKEVV